TTTCTAATTGTTGGCTAAGTTTATTTGCACCATGTTTTGTTCTAGTAAAGACAAGTACTTGTCTCCAATCACCCTCTTTTATAAGTTTAGACAAAAGTGTTTTTTTTCTATCTTTATCTACTAAATGAATTACTTGAGATACCATTTCAGATGAAGTGTTTCTTCTAGCAACTTCGATTAATTTTGGTTTATTTAGTATCCCATCAGATAATTTTTTGATCTCATCAGAAAATGTTGCAGAAAATAGAAGATTTTGTCTATGAGAAGGTAAAAGAGCAAGCACTTTTCTTATGTCTCTTATGAAACCCATATCTAACATTCTATCTGCTTCATCAAGGATAAAATGTTCTACATGCGAGATATCTATTGTTTTTTGTTCAATATGGTCTAATAGTCTTCCTGGAGTTGCAATAACTATATCAACTCCTTTTCTTATAAGTGCTTTTTGCGGATTTATTCCAACTCCACCAAAAATAACTGCTGTTTTCAATGGAAGATATTTCCCATAATCATCAACACTTTGAGCAACTTGAGCTGCTAATTCTCGTGTTGGTGTTAAAATTAAAGCTCTGATTTCTGGCTTAGTATTATTTGATTCTTTTTTACTTAATATTTGTAATAATGGAAGTGTAAATCCAGCAGTCTTTCCTGTACCAGTTTGAGCACCTGCTAAAACGTCATGTTTTTCTAAAATAATAGGAATAGCCTGTTCTTGAATAGGACTTGGTTTTATATAACCTTTATCCTTAATTGCTTTTAATAATGGTTCAATTAAACCAAGTTCTTTAAATGTCATAAATGCCTTTTGTAAATATATGTTGTTTTGCTGATTGGTTTTTCGTAAGGATTACTAGAAACGAAGAGTAATATATTTTTTTTTGATTATAGCATATATATTTGAATATTACTCAAATATGTATCAATCATTTTTTCTTCTATCTTTATTAGGAAGTAAAATTTTGAAGTTAACTCCATCTTTATAGTTATTTACACTAATCTTTCCACTTAGTTTATCAATAATTAGTTTTGTTGCATACATGCCTACACCTGTACCCAAGCCTATTGGTTTAGTAGTAAAATTCAAATCAAAAATTTTGTGAATAATATTCTCTTTTATCCCACCTGCATTATCTATATAGTCAATTTGTATTTCACCTTTTTTTTCAAAAAAAGAGATTATAATTTGTCGATTTTTAATCTCTTTTTCTATAAAAGCATCCCTAGAATTACTAATAAAATTTAGAAAAATATGTTGAAACTCATTTGATATTCCAAATATTTTTATATCTTTATCTCCTTGAATTTTTATATCTATTTTATTGATTTTAAGTTCATCTTCCAAAAGCAATAAAACATTTTCTACATTTTCATAAAGAGTAAATTTATCGTATATAGCACTTGGACCAAAAAATGCTCTAAAGCTATTTAAAGTAGAAGATAAATGTGCTATTTGCCTTTGAAACTTATCACTTAGTTCATTTGCATACTCTTGGTTCATTTCACCATATTTTACACTTTCACTTAGATCAATTGCATATAAAGAGATTATTGATAAGGGCTGTTTCCATTGATGGGCAATAATATCAACCAAATCACCTACTAATGCTTTTTTAGATTGTTGTATTAAGTTTGAATCCAAAATTTCCATTTCATTAATTTTTTCTTCTATTTGATATTTTAATTTATCATTTAATTCATCAAGTCTTTTTTTATCAGTTATATCTTTTCTTAATGAGAGATAACCAATTATATTTTTGTCTTTATCATATTTAGGAACAATTGTTCCCTCTACCCAATAAATATTGCCATTTTTGTCT
This portion of the Arcobacter nitrofigilis DSM 7299 genome encodes:
- a CDS encoding DEAD/DEAH box helicase, with product MTFKELGLIEPLLKAIKDKGYIKPSPIQEQAIPIILEKHDVLAGAQTGTGKTAGFTLPLLQILSKKESNNTKPEIRALILTPTRELAAQVAQSVDDYGKYLPLKTAVIFGGVGINPQKALIRKGVDIVIATPGRLLDHIEQKTIDISHVEHFILDEADRMLDMGFIRDIRKVLALLPSHRQNLLFSATFSDEIKKLSDGILNKPKLIEVARRNTSSEMVSQVIHLVDKDRKKTLLSKLIKEGDWRQVLVFTRTKHGANKLSQQLEIDGITATAIHGNKSQGARTKALADFKAGAVRVLVATDIAARGIDIDQLPHVVNFELPNVAEDYVHRIGRTGRAGNEGQAVSLVCVDEHDYLKGIEKLIKTSIKKVLIEGFEVDPSIKAEPISNGRNKGRNNSNSRNTPKKEFSSEKNRRRDKKPFRNSDESKRSEKSSSPKGKLSNEGKKFKESSSNSKFASSKPSQSRTDNRSNRQRRPRVQKD
- a CDS encoding PAS domain-containing sensor histidine kinase, with protein sequence MKKNFFTFLIFIFLEVIIYTSLIYNENLHINKVLENSLHNSYGEFKVLREYFFEESSEKIYSKFNHIVLLNSTLDIKTYQEYEKEIKKLSIIFTDVKELNFLKNKKVFEAIKNKEEKVLLFEKDKTSISISLIPYFESKNVLNYFIRFNNQSQIYDMKFRTKILFLVFSILITILVGYTYFIYNIKTKLSIKNEENEELLEVIDKYILMTETDIEGFITKVSTAFCEVTGFSKQELIGRPHSIIRHPDVSKDVFKHMWHVLKSGDTWKGEIKNIDKNGNIYWVEGTIVPKYDKDKNIIGYLSLRKDITDKKRLDELNDKLKYQIEEKINEMEILDSNLIQQSKKALVGDLVDIIAHQWKQPLSIISLYAIDLSESVKYGEMNQEYANELSDKFQRQIAHLSSTLNSFRAFFGPSAIYDKFTLYENVENVLLLLEDELKINKIDIKIQGDKDIKIFGISNEFQHIFLNFISNSRDAFIEKEIKNRQIIISFFEKKGEIQIDYIDNAGGIKENIIHKIFDLNFTTKPIGLGTGVGMYATKLIIDKLSGKISVNNYKDGVNFKILLPNKDRRKND